From Woronichinia naegeliana WA131, the proteins below share one genomic window:
- a CDS encoding IS4 family transposase: MTTAAVEEYKIMLSVGDTTFLDYRNIKEKREGYGPTGKGGNGLILHSALAIEPEKGQVLGLLWQKLWNREVKEKPPTDETAKQKKERQKEQRKAARQRPFEEKESYKWVEALNTCEKQVESSTRVIHVFDREGDVSEVFDSVRQLKHTGVLVRASHNRSLDKNSERLWQHLESEPIRFHQEIEIPSTGKRKARKVKLAVRFCSVNLRTPYRFDNRDPLNVYAVYATEIDCPEGETPLSWMLLTTEVVETIEMAVTILRWYTYRWRVEEFHKVLKSGCQSERYRLASDGMKTLLGFLSVIAVELLHVTYLHRTQPDALAIEILNPLQLQVLKAAASQKLPPILTVAWAVESVAFLGGYLEHRRKTPLGIQVLWRGWLKLHDLCQGWQLAIRT; encoded by the coding sequence ATGACAACTGCCGCCGTAGAAGAATATAAGATAATGCTATCAGTCGGAGATACGACCTTCTTAGATTATCGCAATATCAAGGAAAAAAGGGAAGGGTATGGGCCGACTGGAAAAGGAGGGAATGGATTAATACTGCATAGTGCTTTAGCAATTGAGCCAGAAAAAGGACAAGTATTAGGTTTATTATGGCAAAAACTGTGGAATAGGGAGGTAAAAGAAAAGCCCCCAACAGATGAAACGGCGAAGCAGAAAAAAGAAAGACAGAAAGAACAAAGAAAAGCAGCTCGTCAAAGACCATTTGAGGAAAAAGAATCCTACAAATGGGTAGAGGCTCTAAACACCTGTGAGAAACAGGTAGAAAGTTCAACGAGGGTAATTCATGTATTTGACAGAGAAGGAGATGTTTCAGAAGTCTTTGACTCAGTGCGTCAACTCAAGCATACAGGAGTGCTGGTCAGAGCGTCTCATAATCGTAGTTTAGACAAAAATAGTGAACGACTTTGGCAACATTTGGAATCAGAACCGATTCGTTTTCATCAAGAAATCGAGATTCCGAGTACAGGAAAAAGAAAAGCACGGAAGGTTAAGCTTGCCGTCCGATTTTGCTCAGTTAATCTACGAACTCCCTATCGTTTTGATAATCGTGACCCGTTGAATGTCTATGCTGTTTATGCGACAGAAATCGATTGTCCCGAAGGCGAAACTCCTTTATCTTGGATGCTTCTGACTACAGAAGTTGTTGAGACTATTGAGATGGCTGTCACTATTCTTCGTTGGTACACCTACCGATGGCGGGTTGAAGAATTTCATAAAGTCCTTAAGTCTGGTTGTCAGAGTGAGCGTTATCGACTTGCCTCTGATGGAATGAAAACTCTTTTGGGTTTTTTAAGTGTCATTGCTGTTGAACTTTTACACGTTACTTATCTTCATCGTACCCAGCCCGATGCTCTCGCGATTGAAATTCTTAATCCTCTTCAACTTCAGGTGTTAAAAGCAGCCGCCTCTCAAAAACTTCCCCCTATTTTGACTGTTGCTTGGGCTGTCGAGTCTGTTGCTTTTCTTGGTGGTTATCTTGAACATCGTCGTAAAACTCCTCTCGGTATCCAAGTCCTTTGGCGCGGTTGGTTGAAGTTGCATGACCTTTGCCAAGGCTGGCAGCTTGCAATCCGCACTTAA
- a CDS encoding transposase, whose translation MLEWWTKNFASCELGDERLNNRAFSIGKKLSEGFGKALSEVFKGGNELKRAYEFLGIRKQTLSR comes from the coding sequence ATGTTGGAATGGTGGACAAAAAACTTTGCCAGTTGTGAATTGGGAGACGAGAGGCTAAACAATCGTGCCTTCTCGATTGGGAAAAAGTTAAGTGAGGGGTTTGGAAAAGCCTTATCAGAAGTGTTTAAGGGAGGAAACGAGTTAAAGAGGGCCTATGAATTTTTGGGAATCCGAAAACAGACTTTGTCAAGATAA